CCGCCCTGATGCCCTTGGTTGACCTGGATGCCCTTGTGGTCGACAAGGGGAGAGTGGCCGGGCGGTGGCGCCGACACGACGGGGCGCGGGCGCGGTGGACGTCGCGGTAGCGGGTGTCCTGGTCCCCAGGCGGTGGCGAAGCCGAGGCCGGCGTCGAGCGGGAGTTCGGAGCGTCCGGCGACGCGGGATGTCGTACATGCGGGCGGTAGTCAGGTCGTGGACCGGGCCGGGCAGCCCTTCGGAACTCAAGATCATCTCGAGAGGTTCCCTGCGTCCGTGGACATGACGGGCGGGTCAGGGCGGGCCCGATGTTCTGACCGTGGGTGGGTGTACCCGGCACCGCACACATAATGGGGCTGTGTTTCCGCCCGTCGTCCTGGCTTTGGGACGGCGGGCCGTGGAGGCCACGGGACGATGACCTGGACAGCCAGCTCGGCAGGCCGGCCAGCGCTGGACCGTCGGGACGGCACGTCGGAGCAGCCGACGCGGTGGTCCGCGCCGGCCTCCAGCCGCGGGCGGACGCCGGTCCGTCCACTGCGGGTGTTCAGAGCGACAGGTGGGCGTTCATCGCGCGGGCCTGTTCGGCGAGTTCGGGCAGTTCCACGACGGTGATGCCGGCGGCGGTGAGCAGTTCGCAGCCCTGACAGTCGGCGACGAAGAGGCTGGGCTCACGCCAGGCGATGACGACCCGCGGGATTCCCGCCGCCAGGATGAGCTGGGTGCAGGTGCGGGGCCGGGACCTGCGCTGAGAGCAGGGTTCGAGGGTGCTGTAGATCGTCGCGGTGGCGAGCCGCGGGTCGTCAGGGGCGATCTTCGCGAGGGCGGATTCCTCGGCGTGCACCGCGTTGTCGACCTCGCGGGAGTAGCCGAAGGCGATCTCCTCGTTGTTCTCGTCGACGATGACGGCACCGACGGAGTAGGCGCCGGTGGCGGGTGGGCAGCGATGGGCCATTTCGATCGCCCGGGTCATCCACCGGTGGTCGTCGAGCTGCGGCATGGCGAGGCTCGTCCTTCCCCGCGGGGCCGGTGCCCGGCGGAACGCGCGTACCTGCGGGACAGTCTGCCATCCGGCGTCGCCCTCACGGCCGGCCCCCACCGCAGCAAATCCTCCATCCGAATTTTTCGATGGCTAGGTTCGATGTGTGCTGCTTCCTCTGCAGGGTGTCCGTGTCCTCGATCTGTCCCGGACGTTCCCCGGCGCGTGGTGCACACGGTTGCTCAGCGACCTCGGCGCCGAGGTGATCAGGGTTGAGGCGCCCGGAGTCGGCGACATGCTGCGCGGCCCGACCGGTTCCACATCGGCGCACGTGGGCCTCAACCGTGGCAAGCGGTCCGTCACGCTCGACACCCGCAGCGGTTCCGGGATCGAGGTGCTGCGCCGGCTGGTGGTCACCGCCGACGCCGTCGTCGACAGCGCCCCGCCAGCCGCCCGGGCCGCGGCCGGCTTCGGCTACCCGCAGGCGGCGGAGCTGAACCCCCGGCTGGTCTGGGTGGGCCTGTCCGCCTTCGGCCTCGACGGCCCGTACGCCGGCCGCGCCGGGCATGAGATCACTTTCCTCGGTCATTCCGGTGCCCTGACCGCGATCGCGGGGCAGCTCCCCTGGATGCCGCAGACACCCATCGCCGCGCCGCTGGCAGGCGCGGTCGCGTCGGCCGCCCTGTCCGCCGCCCTCGTCGCGGCGGCGCGCACCGGCAGCGGCAGTCTGTTCGACGTGTCGATCGACGATGTAGCGACGTGGTTGCTGGCTGCCACCCCGGGGCGCTTCTCGGGTATCGACTCCGACGCGGGCTGGGCGGCCGGCCGACGGCTGTACCGGTGTGCCGATGACCGGTGGGTGACGGTCGCCGCCGCCGAAGCACGGACATGGCACGCACTGTGCCGGGTGCTCGACGCCGACGATCTGGTCGATCGGCTGTGGGCTGACGAGGATGAGCAGGTGACGATGGCCGAACGCTTCGAGAAGGTGTTCGCCACCAGGCCCGCCGCGGACTGGGTCGCGGTGGGCTCCAAGGCGACGATCGGCCCGGTGAACGACGGCGTGCAACTGGTGGACGACCCGCACGTCTCGGCCCGCGGCACGCTCGTGGACATCGCGGGCACCTTGGTTCCGGCGGCACCGTTCCGGCTCGGCGCCGCCGGTGAACTGCAGCCAGCACCGCCGACCGGCCTGCCCACGCTGGGCGAGGACACCGACGATATCCTTCGCGCGGCCGGGGTCAGCGACGAGGAGCTAGCTCAGCTGCGGGCCACCGGAACCATCTGAGCCGGAAGCACCTGAGCCGAAAGCACCCGGCTCGTCGGCTTTCAGGGTTGGACGATCCATTCCGCCCCGCACTCGCAGGTCTGGATCCAGGTACGGCTGAGGCTGCCGGCCGGGCGGCAGGTGAGCGCCTCGGGCTGGTGGGTGCAGGGCACGGCACCGACCGAGGTGGTCGCGATGGGTGTGCTGCCAGACCTCGCGGCTGACCGACGCGCCGCGGACGGCCGCCGGCGAACACGGGCACCCACCCGATCAAGCAGAAGAGACTGAAAAATCATGACGTCACCTCCAACGTCGTACCGCCAAGAATAACCGCGGTCCTACAAGCTACGAGACTCGACAGTCGCCGGTGACGGCCGAGCTTTCCTCACAGTGGCAGCGCCCACCGACGCCGTGCCGCGACGGGACATGGTCTCGCCACCTTTCCCATACTGGCGATTTCACCTATTCCGGCACACGTCGAGCGAGTACACATCAGGTAACGGCTCTTCACGGCATCGGCAGCGCCCCACCCGACCGGCAGGGCGCTGCGCCGGTCGTCGCCTCAGCATGGATCGTCAGGCGTGGACACGCTCCGGGCCTGCCACGACACGCCTGGTGCTCGGCCCGCGGCACTCGGGCATGCCATTCACGGCTCGTGTCACTGCCCGCCGGATGGAGTGTGGCCGGATGGTGTGGTTGGCGGGATGGGCGGGGACGCCCGCGCGCGAGGCGTCCCAGGTGTTTCCATTGTGCCCGGGATTTTCCCCCGAAAACCGACTCAGTGCGAAAAGTTCGACCCTCATGCCACCAGAGCGCTGTCACCGACCCGATACCGGTATCCAGCACCGGCGTGCCGGCACTTTCAACGCCGTCCGGCTACCCGCCCTGGTTCGGTTTCAACCTGAACGTCAGTAACATCCCAATGTTTCCGTAGGATCACCAGCGGCACCGAAGTGGGCGGCCGTCACCGCCCATCAGGCTGTCGGGCGAAGCCGATACCGAGAGCCCCACCCATCCACGAAACGGAAACCCACACATGATCACCACGATGGGACGGCGTCCGCTCCCCGCCGTCAACGGCGGGATCTCCACGCCACCAGACCGATGACGGGTGGCGCCCTGAACCGCAGTGCCTCCTCCGGTGACGCCACGGCCAGCGGGACCCCGGTCGACGAAGCCCAGGTCAGCGAGACCCCGCAAGGTGGAGCCTCGCGGGAGGCCAGGACCGCCGGCGAGAGGGAATGGGCTCGGGTCCGGGGCGAGCTCAGGCGCCGGCGGTTCGAGCTCGCGCTGACGGCGGCCCAGGAGTACCCGGCGGCCTCGCGGGTGGCCGGGACGCCCTTGTTGGCTGCACCGCACTGGATCCCGCCTCGACCGCTGCACCTGGCCGACGTCGCGATCGACCTGGACCCCGGGACCACGGCGCCGACAGGATCTCGTCCTGGGCCGGTGACGGGCCGGGGGGCCAGTGGCGAGGGTGTCCGACCGCTGCGCGCCGACGGGCGACGGTACGAGGCCTACACCGCGGTGATGGCCGAGATCGACCGTCCCGCCGTGTTCGCGGATCTGCCCACCTACCGGCTGCGCGAGGCCGACCTGTCGTTACCGGGACGGCGTGGGCGGCTGGCCTTCGGCCTCGGTAGCTACTTCGACGCGATCGACGTAGGCGAGGCCTGCGCGCACGAGTTCGCCGCCCGGGAGCTGGGCGCCCGGCCCGATACCGGCGCGTCGCCCGCTGCGACCGCGGACGAGCTGCCGCTACGACGCGCGGTGGGCGAGCCGTGGGACCTTCTGCGCCGGCCGGCGAACCTGGCGATCAGCACACTCACGATCCGCCTCGACCGCTCCGCCGACCGCGCTCCCGGCAGCGTTACCAGTAGCACTGGTAGCACTGGTAGCACTGGTAGCACTGGTAGCACTGGTAGCACTGGTAGCACTGGTAGCACTGGTAGCACTGGTAGCAGCATCCTGCTGCACCGGCGGGATCCGGCGAAGGTCGGTCATGCCGGCGGGCTGCTGCAGGTCGTCCCGGCGGGGATCTTCCAGCCGTCTGGCCCGGCGGGCTGGAATGTGCGCAACGACTTCGATCTCTGGCGGTGCATCACTCGGGAGTATTCCGAGGAGCTGTTGGGCACCGCGGAGGAGTACGGCAGTGACCAGCACCCCATCGCCTACGATGCCTGGCCGTTCGCCGCCGAGCTGACGCGGGCGGCGCGAGCCGGCGACGTGCGCGTGTCGGTGCTGGGCCTGGGTGTCGATCCGTTGACCTTCGCCACCGATCTGCTGGTCGTCGCGGTGTTCGAGGCGCCGGTCTTCGACACGCTGTTCGCCGGGCTGGTCACGCTGAACTCCGAGGGCACCGTGCTCGCCGGCGTTCCGTTCACCGCGGCCGGTGTCGAGCGGCTGGTCGGGCAGGAGCGGGTACAGGCCGCGGGGGCGGCACTGATCGCGCTGGCCTGGCAGCACCGGGACGAACTGCTGGCCTGACCGCCGCGGATCGCCAGGGCCGCCGCCGATCCCGGACCTCTACGGCTTCGCGGGGCGGTCCTCGGCCCGGTGGGGGCCGCTCGACGACGAGCGGCCCGAGGCTGACGAGCGGCCCGAGGCCGCGGAGAAGCCGTCGGACGAGTCCGGCGGGATCGTGGCGGCGCTGTCGCGCTCCGCGGACGGATGGTCGCCGCCCCAGGAGAAACCAAAAGGCACCGCGGTGTGCTCGTCCTTCGCTCCAGCGCCGGATTCACGGTGACGCCGGTCCCGGGAGTCGGAGACGTTCCAGTCGTCGTCGGCGCCGTCCGCTGTGTCGCTGCCGGCGTAGTCCCAGCTCGACGACCACGCCTCCGACTGCCATTCGGTGGAGGAGGCCCACTCGCCGTCGGGGTCACGGCCACGGCCGGACCTGCCCCGGCCTGGCTGCTCCCACCCCGCACCGGTGGGGCGCAGCGAGGCGCAGGCGGACTCGATGACCTTCGGGACCACAAGCCAGGCAGAGATGTTGACCCCCAGGACGACGATGATGATCATTGCGACCAGCAACACCGATGCCGGCGACAGCGGCGCGGCATGTGCGATCAGTGCCCCGACCCCCGAAGCCGGAGCGTCGACCGCCACCGTGATGAACCGAGCCACGGTTGCCTTCCTACGCCTCAGACCGGCCTGCTGGGGTCGATCGACGCCAACCCGACAGTGCCGTAAGGGCGCAGCACCGCAGGTCAGCGGCAACACGGACCACCTCCGGCGGGCCCGCCGCCGCCATCCGAGCAGGACTGAGCACCACGGTCCGCAAACACGTGACCTCGACATATGGCGGGGGTTGCGGGCGCTTCGGACGATGCACGGGCGCATGATCAAGGATGCGACTGGGGTGTCACGGGTCGGGGACGGATTGGAACGACCCGGACACCTCAGTCGCGTCCTCAACCTACCTGGTCGATAGCTTTTAGTCACTGATCGACTACAGGTAGTTCTAGCGTACACCCAGTTTGCTCACCCTGTCCCCCTATGAAGTAACGAGACGGACACATGCGGCAGTACCCACCAATGCCCCCGGGAAAGGGTGCTGCGCAGGGAGAGAGATCCATCACTGGAGCGAGGCGGCCGGCGGCCCACTCCCCCTTGCGGGCCGAGTCAGGCCGCCACCCTCCATGGCGCCGCCCTGACCCGACACGGCACGAGCTGGACGGGTTCGTCGCTGACGGGAATGCGCACCCCGCCCCGCAACGCGGAGCATGTCCATGACGCACGGACTGTCCGGGATCGGACACCGCCCCCGTGACGACAGCCACAGGGTGGCTGACAGGTTTCCGGCTTAGTCTCATCGCTCATGAGTGGCGCGCCCATCGGAGTGTTCGACAGCGGAGTCGGTGGTCGCACCGTTGCGCCCGCGATCGGGGCGCAACTCCCAGCGCGGCCCCTGCTCCACCTCGGCGAAACCGTAAGCGCGCCGTACGGCCCGCGACCCGGCGCCGAGGTCCGCCCACCTGCACCGGCGGTGCTGGGCCAGCCTGTCGCCGCGAGCGTGAAGCTTCTCGTCATCGCAGGCAACTCCGCGGGCGCGGCATGCCTGCGCGATGCCCGGGAACGTTATGACGTACCGGTCGTCGAGGTCATTGTGCCCACGACCTGCCGTGCCGTAGCAGCAACACGGAGTGGTCGGGTGGGAGTCGTCGGAACGGTCGCCACCAACACCAGTCGGGCCTATGAGGACGCTTTTTCCGCGGCCTCCGGGACGGAACTGGTAAGTGTGGCGTGCCCGGCTTTCGGCGCCTTCGTCGTGGAGGGCATCACGTCCGGGCGAGAGCTGCTGGGACTGACCGAGGCGTATCGCGCGCCGCTGCAGGAAGCCGATGTGGACACAGTGATTCTTGGTTGCACCCACTATCCACTGCTGACCGGTGTGATCGGGCTTGTTCCGGGAGAGGGGGTCACACTCGTGCGCAGTGCGCAGGAGACGGCAGAGGCCACTGACCGGGCACTGGCCCGCCGGGTACCACCCCGCGACGGCCGCTTCCGCGATCCCGATCTACCACCACCGGCCCATCGGCTCCCGGCTCCCGGCGCCCCGGCCGCGTCCCGGACCCGTCGGCTTCGCCAGACCCGGCCGATCCGCCAGACCCAGCCGATCCGCCAGAACCGCCGGACCCGCTCGATCCGCCAGACCTGTCAGGTCCGCCAGGTGGTCGCCCGATGAAGCTCACGATCCTCGGCTGTTCGGGCACCTACCCGGGGCCCGCCTCCGCCTGTTCGTCCTACCTGATCGAGCAGGACGGCTTCCGCCTCGTTCTGGACGCCGGCAACGGCTCCGTCGGCGAGCTGCAGAACCACTGCGACATCCGCGACGTCGACGCCGTCCTGCTGAGCCATCTGCACGGGGACCACTGCCTGGACCTGGTCGCCACCTCCTACGCGCGGCGCTACCACCCCGAGGGGATGCCGCCCAAGCTCCCGGTCTACGGGCCGATCAACACCCAGGAGCGCCTGTGCGGGGCGTTCGAGCGCTGGCCGGACGACTCCCTCGCCGACATCTACGACTTCCGCACGATCGGGCCCGGCCGCCTGCACATCGGGCCCTTCGGGATCGACCTGGCCCGGGTCGCGCATCCCATCGAGGCCTACGGCGTGCGGATCAACGCCGGCGGTAGGACCCTGACCTACTCCGGTGACACCGGTGCGTGCGACCGGCTCGTGCGGCTGGCCCAGGGCAGCGATCTGTTCCTGTGCGAGGCGTCCTTCCTCGACGGCGAGGACAACCCGCCGGATCTGCACCTGACCGGCAAGGACGCCGGCGTGCACGCGACCAGGGCCGACGTCGGCCGGCTCGTGCTGACGCACCTGGTGCCCTGGGGAAACGTGGAACGCACCCATGGCGAGGCCCGGGACGCGTTCGACGGGGACCTGAGCCTGGCCAGCACCGGGGCGGTCTACGAGCTCTGAGCAGCGCCTCGCAGGCCCGGTCACGCACGCGGATAGGGTCTCCTCCCGTGATCCGAGTCGATGGCAGGAAGACCGACCAGCTCCGCGACATCACGATCGTGCGGGGCTGGCAGGAGCACGCGGAGGGATCGGCGCTGATCTCCGCTGGGCTCACCAGGGTGCTGTGCGCCGCATCCGTCACCGAGGGCGTCCCACGATGGCGCAAGGGCAGCGGCCTCGGCTGGGTGACCGCCGAGTACTCGATGCTGCCCCGGGCGACCCACACCCGAAACGACCGGGAGTCGGTGCGGGGGCGGATCGGCGGGCGCACCCATGAGATCTCCCGGCTGATCGGGCGCAGCCTGCGCGCGGCGATCGACCTGAAGGCGCTCGGCGAGAACACCATCGCCATCGACTGCGACGTCCTGCTCGCGGACGGCGGCACCCGCACAGCGGCGATCACCGGCGCGTACGTGGCACTCGCGGACGCCTGCCGGTGGCTCGGACGTCCGTCCGCGATCGTCACCAGCGTCTGCGCGGTCAGTGTCGGCATCGTCAAGGGCGTTCCGATGCTCGACCTCGCCTACGCCGAGGACTCCACGGCGGACACGGACATGAACGTCGTCTGCACCGGCGCCGGCGGCTTCGTCGAGGTCCAGGGCACCGCCGAGGGCACCCCGTTCGACCGGGCCGCCCTGGACGAGCTGCTGGACCTCGCGACCGCGGGCTGCACCCGGCTCACCGAGATCCAGAACGTGGCTCTGGCCCAGCCGGCCCCCGCCGGCCCGCCACGCCCGGAACGCGCCCTCCCCGGGGCGAAGTCGGCTGGCTCGCGGTGACCGCCACCGGCGCGGGCCCGTGGCGGGTCGTCCTGGCCAGCCGGAATGACGGGAAGCTTCGCGAGCTTGACCGGATCCTCACCGGCACGGGCCTGGCGATCGAGGTGGTGGCGCTGCCACCCGGCCCCGAGGTGGCGGAGACCGGTTCGACGTTCGCCGAGAACGCGCTGATCAAGGCACGGGACGCGGTCGCCACCACCGGACTCGCCGCGATCGCGGACGACTCGGGGCTCGCCGTGGACGAGCTCGCCGGGATGCCCGGGGTGCGCTCGGCCCGCTGGGCCGGTGTCCGCGCCGGAACCCGCGCGGACCGGGACGCCGCGAACAACGCGCTCCTGCTGGCGCAGCTCGACGATGTGGAGGCCGAGCGCCGCGGGGCGGCCTTCGTGTGCGCCGCCGCGCTGGTCACCCCCGACGGCGCCGAGCACGTCGTCCACGGCTCGCTACGCGGTCGGCTGCTGACCGCCGGACGCGGCGAGGGCGGTTTCGGCTACGACCCGCTGTTCGTCGCCGATGGCGAGACCAGGACGAACGCCGAGCTCACCGCGGACGAGAAGGACCTGATCAGCCATCGGGGCAAGGCGCTGCGCGAGCTGGCGACCGTCATCGCCGACCAGCTGGGCGGCCGACGACCGGCCTGAGGTCAGGCCGGTCGTGCCAACACCGACCGGCCTGACCCGGACGGACGGGAAGCGACCGGGAACCAGGGCGCGGGCTGGGCCCGAGGTCAGGCCCGGAGCTGTTCGGGCCTGGAGACCCGGAGCTGCTCGGGCCCGGACAGCTGTTCGGGCCCGGAGAGCTGTTCAGGCCCAGAGCTGGCCCTCCAGCGCGGCCTCCGCCTCGGCGAGGGTGCCCGCGTAGGCACCCGTCGACAGGTACTTCCACCCGCCGTCGCAGACGATGAACGCGATGTCCGCCCGCCGCCCCTCACGAACCGCCCGCTCGGCCTGCCCCAGGGCGGCGTGCAGGATCGCACCGGTCGAGATGCCCGCGAAGATGCCCTCCTGCTGCACCAGCTCCCTGGTGCGGCGCAGGGCGTCGCGCGGGCCGACCGAGTAGCGGGAGGTCAGCACGGACGCGTCGTAGAGCTCGGGGACGAACCCCTCGTCGATGTTGCGCAGGCCGTAGACCAGCTCGCCGTACCGCGGCTCGGCGGCCACGATCGAGATGTCGGGGACGTTCTCCCGCAGGTACCGACCGGTTCCCATCAGCGTGCCGGTGGTTCCGAGCCCGGCGACGAAGTGGGTGATGTTCGGCAGATCCGCCAGGATCTCCGGACCGGTCGTCTCGTAGTGAGCCTGCGCGTTCGCCGGATTGCCGTACTGGTAGAGCATGACCCAGTCCGGGTTCTCCGCGGCGAGGCGCTTCGCCACCGCCACCGCCTCGTTCGAGCCGCCGGCGGCCGGCGAGTAGACGATCTCGGCGCCCCACATCTGGAGCAGCTGGCGGCGCTCCACGGAGGTGTTCTCCGGCATCACGCAGATCAGCCGGTACCCCTTCTGGCTGCACACCATCGCCAGTGAGATACCGGTGTTCCCGGACGTCGGCTCCAGGATCGTCGCGCCCGGGGAGAGCAGGCCGCGCTTCTCCCCGTCCGCGACCATCCACAGGGCCGCTCTGTCCTTGATCGATCCGGTGGGGTTGTCCTGCTCCAGCTTCGCCCAGAGTCGGACCTCGGCGGAGGGTGACAACCGCGGAAGGCCGACCAGGGGGGTGCGGCCGACCGAGTCCACCAGGGATTCGTAACGCATGAGTGGGGACCTGCCCGCCCTGATCAGAGAAGCCGCATGCCCACGGCGGTGCCGGTGGAGCCACAGACCACGACGGAGGCACCGGCGGCACCAGCGGTGGCGGAGCCACCGGCCACGGCGGGGAGGATGGTCACATTGTCGCCGTCGCTGATCTTGGCGTCGAGGCTGCCGAGGAAGCGGACGTCCTCGTCGTTGACGTAGATGTTCACGAAGCGGTGCAGCTGGGCCTCGCCATCACCCTCGCCCTCGCTGGCGATCAGCCGGCCGCGCAGGCCCGGGTGGCGGGACTCGAGATCCAGGAAGAGCGCCGCGAGCGTGTCGCCCGTGCCCTCGACCAGCTTGGCGCCTCCTGTGTAGTTGCGCAGGATCGTCGGCACACGGACCTGGACTGCCATGGTGCTCCTTCCTCGGTTACCGCTGGCGGATCCGCCGCGCGGCGAGCCGCCCACCGTGGGCGGCGTGACACGTCTGCTGCCCGCTTCCGGACAGCTGCTTGCGGACACGTCGGAATCCGACTCGGCCGGGTGCCCATGCTCGCAGGCCCCCGGACCGGATGCCCGAGCCGTCGCGTCCTCTGGGAGAACGTCACAGCGGGGTCAGAGGATTTCCACCTGCTCCTCAGTGACTTCGCCGTCCACGATCCGGAAGGATCGGAACTCGGCCGTCTCCGGATCCCGCGTCGACGCCAGCACGTAGTGCGCATCCGGGATGCTCGCCTGTGAGATGTCCGTCCGCGACGGGTAGGCCTCGGTGGCGGTGTGCGAGTGGTAGATCACCACGGGTTCCTCGTCGCGATCGTCCATCTCCCGGAAGACCCGGAGCTTCTCCGCGTCGTCGAAACGGTAGTAGGTGGGCGAACGCTCGGCGTTGAGCATCGGGACGAACCGCTCCGGCCGGTCCGAGCCGATGGGACCGGCGATGAGCCCGCACGCCTCGTCTGGATGGTCACGGCGGGCATGGGCGACGATCGCCTCGTAGTGGGTTCGGTCGATGCGCAGCACGCGACAACCGTACGACGCGGATGGGCCGGATCGGGCGTCCATGCGAACACACACCTGACCTCAGCCCGCCTGCAGCAGGTGGCGCCGCGTGAGCTGCGCCCCACTTCCGGTCCGGTCGCCGCACCAGCGCAGGCCGGAACAGGGGCGGCGCCGGGCCGGAGACAGAGCCGGAGACAGAGCCGGAGCAAGATCAGAGCAAGGTCGGGAACAGGATCAGAGCAGGGTCCGCGTCAGCTCGTCGAGCAGCTCGGTCAGGAAGCTGTAGACGGCGGCCATCGGTAGCCGCGGATCGTCCGGGCTGAGCCGGTCGAGCTCCTCGGTCGACTCGTCGTCGGTGAGCCCGAGCCGGGTGCCGAGCACCAGCCGCAGGTCGTTGAGCACCGTCAGCCAGTCCTGGGCGGCGGCCTCGTCGAGCAGCAGGACGTCACCGGGGGCCGGCACCGCGGCCAGCACCCGGGCGGCGGCGTCGCGTTTGTGAGCCAGCGCCTCGTCCGTCCGGCGGCGGCGGAAGTCGCCGGAGGCCATCGGGTCGTCCGGGTAGGGGTCGGGCAGCAGCCGCGCCACCGCCGGGTCCTCCGGCGGCGGGGGCGCGGTGTCACGCAGGCCGACCAGCGCCTCCAGCGGATCGTCGACCGGCGGCGGCTGCAGCAGCCCGTCGACCTGCTCCAGCAGCTCGGTGAGCAGCGTCGACTCGAGCCGGGGAAGCCGCAGCTCGATCCCGGCACTCGTCCGCCGGAAACCGTTCACACGCATCCACCCCTGGGTCGTCGCTCGGATGGCCGCCAGCCGGGGAACGCGGTCACCCACGGGCCTGGCCGACGGCACCGGCCGCCGCCAGCCTACGGCCCACAGCCACCGGGCTGTCACACCGACGGCACCGGCCACACCCACCGCGCCGACCGCCACCCGGACCGCACCCGCCGCCCAGGCCGGTACCGCGAACCCACGTGACGGCAGCCCCGTAGCCACGCTCAGTCCTGCGCGATGGTGGCCCACAGGCCGTAGGTGTGCAGCCGCTCGGCGGCCGCCTCCATCTCCTCGCGGGTACCGGACGTGACCGTTGCCCGGCCCTTGTGATGGACGTCCAGCATGAGCTTCGTCGCCTTCCGCTCGCTGTAGCCGAAAAGCTTGCGGAAGACGTACGTCACGTACGACATGAGGTTGATCGGATCGTTCCAGACGATGGTGACCCAAAGACGTTCGTCCTCGGGGAGGTCCTCAACGTCCTCGACTTCGACCGGCGACACGGCGGTGACGGACACGAGGTCTATTGTTACCCCTCCCGCCCGCGGGCTCACGACCGCACGCGCACTGCCGCGCCTTCTCGTCCCGCGCACCCGAAGAACTACAAACAGTACGGAACATCGCCCGGCCGCCCGGTTCGGACGCCAGAACCGGGCGGCACGGCGGTCAGAGCGGGCGGAACGGCGGTCAGACCGAGCGGCGCAGCAGTGGTGGGTGCAGGGCCGTCGCCGAACCGAGCCGGTACAGCTCGGCCGGGCGTCCGCCGCCCCGCGGGGAGGACCGTTGCCCGACCGCCACGACGAAGCCCGGGGTGGAGAGCACCTTGCGCCGGAAGTTGGGTGGATCGAGCACTACGCCCCAGGCGGCCTCGTACACCCGGCGCAGGTCGGCCAGGGTGAACGGCTCCTCGCAGAACGCCGCCGCCAGCGGCGTGTACTCCAGCTTCCCGCGGGCCCGTTCCACCCCGTCCGCCACGATCTGCGGATGGTCGAAGGCCAGGGTCGGCCCGTCCGCGGAGCCGAGGTCCTCGACCGGCCACCACCGGGCGTGCTGCCCGTCCCGCCCGGTGGTGGGCTGAGGGAGGTTCGGCAGCAGCGCGAGGTAGGCCACGCTGACCACCCTGGTGCGCGGGTCCCGATGGGGGCAGCCGTAGGTGCGCAGCTGTTCGAGGTGGCCGGTGGTCGTCACCCCGGTCTCCTCGGCGAGCTGGCGCCGCGCCGAGGAGTCGAGATCCTCGTCGGCCGCCACGAACCCGCCCGGCAGCGCCCAGGATCCGCAGAAGGGCTCGGTGGCCCGCTGGCTGACGAGGACGCACAGCCGCCCCGACCGCAGGGTCAGCAGCACGACGTCGACGCTCACGGCGACAGCCGGAATCGCGGCGGCAGCCGGAATC
This portion of the Parafrankia irregularis genome encodes:
- a CDS encoding aspartate/glutamate racemase family protein, which codes for MSGAPIGVFDSGVGGRTVAPAIGAQLPARPLLHLGETVSAPYGPRPGAEVRPPAPAVLGQPVAASVKLLVIAGNSAGAACLRDARERYDVPVVEVIVPTTCRAVAATRSGRVGVVGTVATNTSRAYEDAFSAASGTELVSVACPAFGAFVVEGITSGRELLGLTEAYRAPLQEADVDTVILGCTHYPLLTGVIGLVPGEGVTLVRSAQETAEATDRALARRVPPRDGRFRDPDLPPPAHRLPAPGAPAASRTRRLRQTRPIRQTQPIRQNRRTRSIRQTCQVRQVVAR
- a CDS encoding MBL fold metallo-hydrolase, which translates into the protein MKLTILGCSGTYPGPASACSSYLIEQDGFRLVLDAGNGSVGELQNHCDIRDVDAVLLSHLHGDHCLDLVATSYARRYHPEGMPPKLPVYGPINTQERLCGAFERWPDDSLADIYDFRTIGPGRLHIGPFGIDLARVAHPIEAYGVRINAGGRTLTYSGDTGACDRLVRLAQGSDLFLCEASFLDGEDNPPDLHLTGKDAGVHATRADVGRLVLTHLVPWGNVERTHGEARDAFDGDLSLASTGAVYEL
- a CDS encoding transcriptional regulator, producing MTGGALNRSASSGDATASGTPVDEAQVSETPQGGASREARTAGEREWARVRGELRRRRFELALTAAQEYPAASRVAGTPLLAAPHWIPPRPLHLADVAIDLDPGTTAPTGSRPGPVTGRGASGEGVRPLRADGRRYEAYTAVMAEIDRPAVFADLPTYRLREADLSLPGRRGRLAFGLGSYFDAIDVGEACAHEFAARELGARPDTGASPAATADELPLRRAVGEPWDLLRRPANLAISTLTIRLDRSADRAPGSVTSSTGSTGSTGSTGSTGSTGSTGSTGSTGSSILLHRRDPAKVGHAGGLLQVVPAGIFQPSGPAGWNVRNDFDLWRCITREYSEELLGTAEEYGSDQHPIAYDAWPFAAELTRAARAGDVRVSVLGLGVDPLTFATDLLVVAVFEAPVFDTLFAGLVTLNSEGTVLAGVPFTAAGVERLVGQERVQAAGAALIALAWQHRDELLA
- the rdgB gene encoding RdgB/HAM1 family non-canonical purine NTP pyrophosphatase; this translates as MTATGAGPWRVVLASRNDGKLRELDRILTGTGLAIEVVALPPGPEVAETGSTFAENALIKARDAVATTGLAAIADDSGLAVDELAGMPGVRSARWAGVRAGTRADRDAANNALLLAQLDDVEAERRGAAFVCAAALVTPDGAEHVVHGSLRGRLLTAGRGEGGFGYDPLFVADGETRTNAELTADEKDLISHRGKALRELATVIADQLGGRRPA
- the rph gene encoding ribonuclease PH, with the protein product MIRVDGRKTDQLRDITIVRGWQEHAEGSALISAGLTRVLCAASVTEGVPRWRKGSGLGWVTAEYSMLPRATHTRNDRESVRGRIGGRTHEISRLIGRSLRAAIDLKALGENTIAIDCDVLLADGGTRTAAITGAYVALADACRWLGRPSAIVTSVCAVSVGIVKGVPMLDLAYAEDSTADTDMNVVCTGAGGFVEVQGTAEGTPFDRAALDELLDLATAGCTRLTEIQNVALAQPAPAGPPRPERALPGAKSAGSR
- a CDS encoding CaiB/BaiF CoA transferase family protein yields the protein MLLPLQGVRVLDLSRTFPGAWCTRLLSDLGAEVIRVEAPGVGDMLRGPTGSTSAHVGLNRGKRSVTLDTRSGSGIEVLRRLVVTADAVVDSAPPAARAAAGFGYPQAAELNPRLVWVGLSAFGLDGPYAGRAGHEITFLGHSGALTAIAGQLPWMPQTPIAAPLAGAVASAALSAALVAAARTGSGSLFDVSIDDVATWLLAATPGRFSGIDSDAGWAAGRRLYRCADDRWVTVAAAEARTWHALCRVLDADDLVDRLWADEDEQVTMAERFEKVFATRPAADWVAVGSKATIGPVNDGVQLVDDPHVSARGTLVDIAGTLVPAAPFRLGAAGELQPAPPTGLPTLGEDTDDILRAAGVSDEELAQLRATGTI
- a CDS encoding deaminase, with translation MPQLDDHRWMTRAIEMAHRCPPATGAYSVGAVIVDENNEEIAFGYSREVDNAVHAEESALAKIAPDDPRLATATIYSTLEPCSQRRSRPRTCTQLILAAGIPRVVIAWREPSLFVADCQGCELLTAAGITVVELPELAEQARAMNAHLSL